The stretch of DNA GTCTTTTGAACACCTAAATGCCTATGAGCGCGGAATTATCAAAGCACTTTTGGGTGAGAAGCGCTCAATACGCTATATAGCACGGCAACTTGGCCGTCATCCAAGTACGATTTCACGCGAAATTAAGCGGGGTACAGTTAAGCAGCGACGCTCCGACCTTACTGAATATGAGGCATACTACCCCGAAACGGGACAAGCAG from Sporolituus thermophilus DSM 23256 encodes:
- a CDS encoding helix-turn-helix domain-containing protein, giving the protein MEVQEQCTTSARSFEHLNAYERGIIKALLGEKRSIRYIARQLGRHPSTISREIKRGTVKQRRSDLTEYEAYYPETGQA